In the Solanum pennellii chromosome 5, SPENNV200 genome, one interval contains:
- the LOC107019838 gene encoding ATP synthase subunit gamma, mitochondrial-like, producing the protein MKMVAASKLRVIQTRAENSRGLWQPFTALLGDTPSIDVKKNVIVTISADKGLCGGINSTSVKISRDMHKLNSGSDKENKYVVLGEKAKAQLV; encoded by the exons ATGAAGATGGTTGCTGCTTCAAAGCTCAGAGTTATTCAAACTAGAGCTGAAAATTCACGCGGCCTATGGCAGCCATTTACTGCCCTTCTTGGTGACACTCCTA GTATTGATGTCAAGAAGAATGTTATTGTTACCATTTCCGCAGACAAAGGTCTTTGTGGTGGAATCAATTCTACATCTGTCAAGATAAGCAGGGATATGCATAAGTTGAATTCTG GTTCTGATAAGGAAAATAAGTATGTTGTCTTGGGGGAAAAGGCAAAGGCTCAGCTGGTGTGA